From a region of the Rhodothermus profundi genome:
- a CDS encoding PKD domain-containing protein: MSKMKPQRYLLLTALAALTILGLTGCRSTPVEVLGVEGPDSLQVNQSGTFTATINEDAKPPVEFSWDFGDGSTGAGNPVTHAFTEPGTYTVTVTASNRGGKSTSTGSTSVVVYRPPVPAEIISITADPMQPDTRTAVRFSANVRGDQPITYQWNFGDGSTGSGASPTHTYNQPGTYTVTLNVSNEAGSDSRTLTLTVKPYEAEYCADVAEMNPVFFDRNSSVLNDAAREALQENLQILQDCPNLSVRIEGWAAPGERNPQQLSTDRARAVEQFYTSNGIPASRLVVEGKGRVTGITSKKEGLAQYRRADTIPMQGGM, encoded by the coding sequence ATGAGCAAGATGAAGCCTCAACGCTACCTGCTGCTGACGGCACTGGCGGCCCTGACCATTCTGGGACTGACGGGCTGCCGCTCAACTCCGGTGGAAGTGCTGGGCGTCGAAGGGCCCGACAGCCTCCAGGTTAACCAGAGCGGCACCTTTACAGCCACCATCAACGAAGACGCCAAGCCGCCTGTTGAGTTTAGCTGGGACTTCGGTGACGGGAGCACAGGTGCCGGCAACCCGGTCACGCATGCCTTCACGGAACCTGGGACCTATACCGTGACCGTCACTGCCTCCAATCGCGGAGGCAAATCGACCAGTACCGGTTCCACCTCGGTGGTCGTCTACCGCCCGCCCGTACCCGCTGAAATTATCTCCATTACGGCTGATCCCATGCAGCCTGACACGCGGACGGCCGTGCGCTTTAGCGCCAACGTGCGCGGCGATCAGCCCATCACCTATCAATGGAACTTTGGCGATGGAAGCACAGGGTCGGGCGCCAGCCCCACGCACACCTACAATCAGCCAGGCACTTACACAGTCACGCTGAACGTGTCGAACGAAGCCGGCTCCGACTCGCGCACGCTCACCCTCACGGTCAAACCCTACGAAGCAGAATACTGCGCCGACGTGGCCGAAATGAATCCGGTCTTCTTTGACCGGAACTCAAGCGTGCTCAACGATGCCGCCCGTGAAGCGCTGCAGGAAAATCTGCAGATTCTGCAGGACTGCCCGAACCTGTCGGTGCGCATTGAAGGCTGGGCGGCGCCAGGCGAACGGAACCCGCAGCAGCTTTCGACCGACCGCGCCCGCGCCGTGGAGCAGTTCTACACCAGCAATGGCATTCCGGCAAGCCGGCTGGTCGTAGAAGGCAAAGGCCGGGTTACCGGCATCACGAGCAAAAAGGAAGGGCTGGCGCAGTACCGCCGCGCCGACACCATTCCGATGCAGGGCGGCATGTAA
- the queG gene encoding tRNA epoxyqueuosine(34) reductase QueG — translation MPGFDQHAQERLARALKAEARRLGFDACGISKAEVLDEEARRLEAWLKAGFHGTMHWMERHFDKRIDPTKLVEGARSVISVLHNYYQPLSPDPSPETGKISRYAWGDDYHEVLKEKLYQLFAWLEAQVGEVHGRAFVDSAPVMDKAWARRSGLGWIGKNTNLINRRMGSFFFIGELIVDVPLPPDGPIPDYCGSCTRCLDACPTGALVQPYVLDARRCISYLTIEHRGDDIPPELQEKMGNWIFGCDICQDVCPWNKFKYATNEPRFLPRPGLPDTPLDRWEELDLEAFRQKFRKSAVKRAKFEGFKRNVRIALQNVRRTMLHTSE, via the coding sequence ATGCCCGGATTCGATCAACATGCCCAGGAGCGTCTGGCCCGAGCGCTAAAGGCCGAAGCGCGGCGCCTCGGCTTCGATGCCTGTGGCATCTCGAAAGCCGAGGTGCTCGACGAAGAAGCGCGCCGTCTGGAAGCCTGGCTGAAAGCCGGCTTCCACGGAACCATGCACTGGATGGAACGCCATTTTGACAAACGTATTGATCCCACTAAACTGGTCGAAGGAGCCCGCTCCGTCATCTCGGTCCTGCACAACTATTACCAGCCCCTCTCCCCTGATCCGTCACCGGAAACCGGTAAGATCAGTCGCTATGCCTGGGGCGACGACTACCACGAAGTGCTCAAAGAAAAGCTCTACCAGCTCTTTGCCTGGCTTGAGGCGCAGGTAGGCGAGGTGCACGGCCGCGCTTTTGTAGACTCTGCCCCGGTTATGGACAAAGCATGGGCTCGCCGCAGTGGCCTGGGCTGGATCGGCAAAAACACGAACCTGATTAACCGGCGCATGGGATCCTTTTTCTTCATCGGCGAACTGATTGTAGACGTCCCGCTGCCCCCCGATGGCCCCATTCCAGACTACTGCGGCTCTTGCACGCGCTGCCTCGACGCCTGTCCAACCGGCGCACTGGTTCAGCCCTACGTGCTTGATGCCCGCCGCTGCATCTCGTACCTGACGATTGAACACCGCGGCGACGACATTCCGCCGGAGCTTCAGGAAAAAATGGGCAACTGGATTTTTGGATGCGATATCTGCCAGGACGTCTGTCCCTGGAATAAGTTCAAATATGCTACCAACGAACCACGCTTTCTGCCGCGGCCCGGCCTGCCCGACACGCCGCTGGACCGCTGGGAAGAGCTGGACCTGGAAGCATTTCGACAGAAATTCCGCAAAAGTGCGGTCAAGCGGGCCAAATTTGAAGGATTTAAGCGAAACGTGCGGATCGCGCTGCAAAACGTGCGCCGCACCATGCTTCACACTTCTGAGTAA
- a CDS encoding MFS transporter, translating into MEAAPSRPVGRADASPTGYVALVRENVHFRRLWLGNLISLLGDWFNTIALYTLVSELTGSPFALGGVFLTKLLPWALASPLAGLLVDRFNRRRLMIGADLVRAVIVLGFLLIDEPGEVYLVYVLTTLQVIVTAVFQPAKSASIPNIVRPEALLTANALMSATWSVMLALGAASGGLVTAWLGTAPVFVIDSLTYLISAFFIYRTVIPQQTAPAAGRLLQTAGRELLDGWRYLTSHPGVGRIALAKSAWALAGGGLVYMLALIGEAIEPTAQAAGIGWLFAARGLGTGIGPVLARAIFQDVRRWPAVLGWSILLSGLCYGVVGLQAWTYAIAPAVLLAHAASGANWVLASVLLQQRTEDAFRGRVFAAEWLGVLFAESCSILAASMLLEWQVLSLREAVLAFALVQGVIGLAWLAVIVPRERRAYSEV; encoded by the coding sequence ATGGAAGCGGCTCCGTCTCGGCCGGTCGGGCGCGCGGACGCTTCGCCGACGGGCTATGTGGCGCTGGTACGTGAGAACGTGCACTTTCGCCGGCTGTGGCTGGGCAATCTCATCTCGCTACTGGGCGACTGGTTCAACACGATCGCGCTGTACACGCTGGTTTCGGAGCTGACGGGCTCGCCATTTGCCCTGGGGGGTGTTTTTCTGACCAAGCTGCTTCCCTGGGCGCTGGCCTCGCCGCTGGCCGGTCTCCTGGTGGACCGGTTCAACCGGCGGCGACTCATGATCGGGGCCGATCTGGTGCGGGCAGTCATCGTACTGGGCTTTTTGCTGATCGACGAACCCGGTGAGGTATACCTGGTCTATGTGCTGACCACGCTGCAAGTAATTGTAACGGCAGTCTTTCAGCCGGCCAAAAGCGCGTCGATTCCAAATATCGTACGACCAGAAGCGCTGCTGACCGCTAACGCGCTCATGTCGGCTACCTGGTCGGTTATGTTGGCCCTGGGAGCCGCCTCGGGCGGGTTGGTGACAGCGTGGCTGGGGACGGCTCCTGTCTTTGTGATAGATAGTCTGACATACCTGATCTCGGCCTTTTTCATCTACCGAACGGTCATTCCCCAGCAGACAGCCCCTGCCGCAGGCCGGTTGCTTCAGACGGCCGGCCGCGAACTGCTGGACGGTTGGCGCTACCTCACCTCCCATCCGGGCGTGGGGCGCATTGCGCTGGCTAAAAGTGCCTGGGCGCTTGCCGGTGGTGGACTTGTGTATATGCTGGCACTGATTGGCGAGGCCATTGAGCCGACGGCTCAGGCCGCCGGCATTGGCTGGCTGTTTGCAGCGCGAGGACTGGGAACAGGGATCGGACCTGTACTGGCACGAGCAATTTTTCAGGATGTGCGGCGCTGGCCGGCTGTGCTGGGCTGGAGCATTCTGCTCAGTGGGCTCTGCTATGGAGTGGTAGGCCTTCAGGCATGGACCTATGCGATCGCACCGGCGGTGCTGCTGGCGCATGCGGCCAGCGGAGCCAACTGGGTGCTGGCCAGCGTGTTGCTGCAACAGCGAACAGAGGATGCTTTTCGAGGACGCGTGTTTGCTGCAGAGTGGCTGGGCGTGCTGTTCGCAGAAAGCTGCTCTATTCTGGCAGCCAGCATGCTGTTGGAGTGGCAGGTGCTTTCGCTTCGGGAAGCGGTACTGGCGTTTGCGCTAGTGCAGGGCGTGATCGGACTGGCATGGCTGGCTGTGATTGTGCCGCGCGAGCGGCGCGCTTACTCAGAAGTGTGA
- the lysS gene encoding lysine--tRNA ligase has translation MKRVLTEQERERRRARQQLEAIGINPYPYRWEVTAHAAEILQNFEDARHQPREDGPAPEPYTVSIAGRIMTRRIMGKAAFFDLQDETGRIQVYVRRQDLPEGFYDQVFKKLLDIGDLVGVEGYVFRTRMGEITVHAQRLELLAKALRPLPVVKEQDGKVYNEVTDKEFRYRQRYVDLIINPDVREVFRKRARMITTIRRFLDERGYLEVETPILQPLYGGASARPFTTYHNALDMPLYLRIADELYLKRLIVGGYEGVYEIGKDFRNEGLSRFHNPEFTMLELYVAYKDYYWMMDFVEELLEHVAIEVTGSPEVQWGAHTISFRRPWPRIPMFEAIKERTGYDLYGKSRDELAEIAQKLGLEIDETMGSGKIIDEIFGEFVEPHLIQPTFIIDYPIELSPLAKRHREKPGLVERFEVIVGGKELCNAFSELNDPDDQRARFEEQARLRAAGDEEAMQIDEDFLRALEYGMPPTAGLGIGIDRLAMILTNQPSIRDVILFPLLRPEQPAVPAGSGTTDQAEASKP, from the coding sequence ATGAAGCGTGTCCTGACCGAACAAGAACGGGAGCGACGTCGAGCGCGCCAGCAGCTTGAGGCCATTGGAATCAATCCGTACCCCTATCGCTGGGAAGTTACGGCCCATGCGGCCGAGATCCTGCAGAACTTTGAGGATGCGCGGCATCAACCCCGCGAAGACGGGCCTGCTCCGGAGCCCTACACCGTGTCGATTGCGGGGCGCATTATGACGCGGCGAATCATGGGCAAGGCCGCGTTTTTTGATTTGCAGGATGAAACTGGCCGCATTCAGGTATACGTTCGGCGCCAGGACCTTCCGGAGGGCTTCTACGACCAGGTCTTTAAGAAACTGCTGGACATTGGCGACCTGGTGGGAGTGGAAGGGTATGTGTTTCGCACGCGGATGGGAGAGATTACGGTCCACGCCCAACGGTTAGAGCTGCTGGCCAAAGCGCTGCGTCCGTTGCCTGTGGTCAAGGAACAGGATGGGAAGGTGTACAACGAGGTAACGGACAAAGAATTTCGCTATCGGCAGCGATACGTGGATCTGATCATTAATCCCGATGTGCGGGAGGTTTTTCGCAAGCGGGCGCGGATGATAACCACGATCCGGCGGTTTCTGGACGAGCGAGGTTACCTGGAGGTGGAAACGCCTATCCTGCAACCCCTCTATGGAGGAGCTTCGGCCCGTCCTTTCACGACCTATCATAACGCGCTCGACATGCCTCTCTACCTGCGGATAGCCGACGAGCTGTACCTGAAGCGGCTGATTGTGGGCGGCTACGAAGGCGTCTATGAGATTGGTAAAGACTTTCGCAATGAAGGGCTCAGCCGCTTCCACAATCCAGAATTCACGATGCTCGAGCTGTACGTAGCGTACAAAGACTATTACTGGATGATGGACTTTGTCGAAGAACTGCTCGAGCATGTCGCTATTGAAGTGACCGGATCGCCGGAAGTGCAGTGGGGCGCGCACACGATTTCGTTTCGTCGTCCCTGGCCGCGCATCCCGATGTTTGAAGCTATTAAAGAGCGGACGGGGTATGACCTTTACGGCAAGTCGCGCGATGAGCTGGCGGAGATCGCTCAAAAGCTAGGGCTGGAGATAGATGAGACGATGGGCAGTGGCAAAATAATCGACGAGATTTTCGGCGAATTTGTCGAACCCCATTTAATCCAGCCGACCTTTATCATTGACTATCCCATTGAGCTGAGCCCGCTGGCCAAGCGGCATCGAGAAAAACCTGGCCTTGTCGAACGCTTTGAAGTGATCGTCGGTGGAAAAGAACTCTGCAATGCCTTCAGTGAGTTGAATGATCCAGACGATCAGCGGGCGCGTTTTGAGGAGCAGGCTCGGCTGCGGGCGGCGGGAGATGAGGAAGCCATGCAGATTGACGAAGACTTTCTGCGGGCGTTAGAGTACGGCATGCCGCCAACAGCCGGGTTAGGGATTGGAATCGACCGACTGGCCATGATTTTGACCAATCAGCCTTCGATTCGGGATGTAATCCTGTTTCCGCTGTTGCGGCCTGAGCAGCCGGCCGTGCCCGCCGGTTCTGGTACAACGGATCAGGCGGAGGCCTCTAAGCCCTGA
- a CDS encoding peptidylprolyl isomerase yields the protein MKRQMLMGIVPVLLFAACQRPPSSQPSPADSLAQTLDTLALPATNYYAIYTPLGRMVVRLYDETPQHRDNFKRLVAASFYDSTTFHRVIEGFVIQGGDPNSKDADPSNDGTGGPGYTIPAEIRPGLFHKRGALAAARQGDEVNPERRSSGSQFYLVVGRTFDSATLDEIEAYLREQIPDPHFAFPDSIRRLYQTVGGAPFLDGLYTVFGELVEGFEVLDAIARLPTPRRTGQQAPPAQLDRPLQPVPMTIRPLENYSPGS from the coding sequence ATGAAGAGGCAAATGCTCATGGGGATTGTGCCGGTGCTGCTCTTTGCCGCCTGCCAACGTCCTCCTTCCTCCCAACCCTCCCCTGCCGATAGCCTGGCCCAGACGCTCGATACCCTGGCCCTTCCGGCTACGAACTACTATGCCATTTACACGCCGCTGGGACGCATGGTGGTGCGGCTTTACGATGAAACGCCACAGCATCGGGATAATTTTAAACGGCTGGTAGCAGCCAGTTTTTATGACAGCACAACGTTCCATCGCGTAATAGAGGGCTTTGTCATTCAGGGTGGGGATCCGAACTCAAAGGATGCCGATCCATCGAACGATGGGACCGGTGGGCCCGGCTATACGATTCCCGCTGAGATTCGGCCGGGCTTATTTCATAAGCGAGGGGCTCTGGCAGCGGCCCGCCAGGGCGACGAAGTAAATCCAGAGCGTCGCTCCAGTGGCAGCCAGTTTTATCTGGTGGTCGGTCGCACGTTCGATTCCGCTACGCTGGACGAAATTGAAGCTTATCTGCGGGAGCAGATTCCGGACCCTCACTTTGCTTTTCCTGATTCAATTCGGCGGCTTTACCAGACGGTAGGGGGAGCTCCGTTTCTGGATGGTCTCTACACGGTCTTCGGGGAACTGGTTGAGGGGTTTGAGGTCCTGGATGCTATCGCGCGACTGCCCACGCCACGCCGTACAGGACAGCAGGCGCCGCCTGCCCAGTTGGATCGACCATTGCAGCCGGTACCGATGACCATTCGCCCGCTTGAGAACTATTCACCGGGTTCCTGA
- a CDS encoding Rossmann-like and DUF2520 domain-containing protein, with protein sequence MAAHRPVLAIVGAGAVGRALGRALRAAGYSIAAVLSRSQEAARALAAQVAAPVASGALEDLPGEVRLVFCCVPDDVLPGLAEQLALVPHDWPHTVVAHTSGALPAQVLAPVGRRGAALLSFHPVQSFPRQGAVPSLAGIAIGLEGDPQAVALGREVAQALGARPVELSAETKPRYHLAATLASNGLGALMAVAGEVLASIGLSRPEAHALLLPLVEGTLHNLKQLLPEEALTGPAVRGDLFPISQHLQALRQHLPHLLPVYAALTTEMIRVGVRSGRLAPSQATAILERLQEALDSMQDMPPERLA encoded by the coding sequence ATGGCAGCTCATCGACCGGTTTTGGCCATCGTGGGAGCCGGGGCTGTTGGGCGGGCGCTGGGCAGGGCGCTTCGGGCGGCTGGCTACTCGATTGCTGCGGTGCTCAGCCGAAGTCAGGAGGCTGCTCGTGCGCTGGCTGCGCAGGTGGCAGCGCCGGTAGCTTCGGGCGCACTTGAAGATCTGCCCGGAGAGGTGCGTCTGGTATTCTGCTGTGTTCCAGACGACGTATTGCCCGGCCTGGCCGAACAGCTTGCCCTGGTTCCGCACGACTGGCCGCATACGGTGGTAGCGCACACGTCAGGTGCTCTGCCCGCCCAGGTGCTGGCACCCGTCGGGCGTCGCGGTGCCGCCCTGTTAAGCTTTCATCCAGTCCAGTCCTTTCCCCGACAGGGGGCCGTCCCTTCGCTTGCAGGGATCGCTATTGGCCTGGAAGGTGATCCCCAGGCTGTTGCGCTGGGGCGTGAAGTCGCACAGGCGCTGGGAGCTCGGCCGGTTGAGCTTTCGGCAGAGACCAAACCCCGCTATCATCTGGCGGCTACGCTGGCTTCTAACGGCCTGGGGGCGCTCATGGCCGTTGCGGGCGAAGTGCTTGCCAGCATTGGACTTTCTCGGCCCGAAGCACATGCCCTGCTGCTGCCCCTGGTAGAAGGTACGCTGCACAATCTGAAACAATTGTTGCCTGAAGAAGCGCTGACCGGACCGGCGGTGCGAGGGGATCTCTTTCCCATTAGCCAGCACCTGCAGGCGCTTCGGCAACACCTGCCGCATCTGTTACCTGTTTACGCCGCATTAACTACCGAGATGATTCGGGTAGGGGTGCGCAGTGGTCGACTGGCGCCCTCGCAGGCCACCGCTATACTGGAGCGGCTGCAGGAAGCGCTTGATTCGATGCAGGATATGCCGCCGGAGCGTCTGGCATAG
- a CDS encoding anti-sigma factor family protein, with product MREDYHDPDSSRPEHDCPFSDLDELLCEYVDGTMDPAVRQVFEEYLRTNPTLARHVECLCRTRQLLCQHGACKLRAPEGFQARLRQRLAYEMMREQRSLEYLSLPLRSATMLASAVALVVILGMCTGVLLYMEQEARSPHAVVQTAQPEPAPAVTLETLTPVSTERRTLPGAYQPAWTLSAAWNRKDRAPIHYDTLQTMRFVQRSHGAP from the coding sequence ATGCGTGAGGATTACCACGATCCCGACTCATCGCGGCCGGAACACGACTGTCCATTCAGTGATCTGGACGAACTGTTGTGTGAGTACGTGGACGGAACCATGGATCCGGCCGTGCGGCAGGTATTTGAGGAATACCTGCGTACCAATCCGACGCTGGCGCGCCACGTAGAATGTCTGTGCCGGACGCGGCAGTTGCTCTGCCAGCATGGTGCCTGTAAACTTCGGGCACCGGAAGGTTTTCAGGCACGTCTTCGGCAACGGCTGGCTTATGAGATGATGCGCGAACAACGATCCCTTGAATATCTGAGCCTGCCGTTGCGAAGTGCTACGATGTTGGCCTCAGCCGTAGCGCTGGTGGTTATTCTGGGAATGTGCACTGGCGTGCTGCTCTATATGGAGCAAGAAGCGCGTTCCCCCCATGCCGTCGTGCAGACGGCCCAGCCCGAACCAGCTCCGGCCGTTACGCTTGAAACGCTTACGCCGGTAAGCACCGAACGCCGAACGCTTCCAGGGGCGTACCAGCCAGCCTGGACGCTGTCGGCTGCCTGGAACCGAAAAGACCGTGCGCCGATTCACTATGACACGCTCCAGACCATGCGCTTCGTGCAAAGAAGCCATGGAGCACCTTGA
- a CDS encoding RNA polymerase sigma factor has protein sequence MHIQQKQRVVLRREALHRLPSEENKARYEELQRLSDEDLMALFQAGTVEAFDILVSRYKDPLANYLYRFLGDPKEVEDLLQETFMRVYRNRHSYRRIAKFSTWLYTIAGNLARSEYRKRKRRRLYSLQSVNRDEEEYEVEIPDETFAPDRHTESTIQDRYIQEALKQIPEEFREVVVLRDVQQLSYEEIAEITGLPMGTVKSRINRGRTKLQALLKDVYPIPEES, from the coding sequence ATGCACATTCAACAGAAACAGCGGGTGGTGTTGCGCAGGGAGGCGCTGCACCGGTTGCCTTCCGAGGAGAATAAGGCGCGCTATGAGGAACTCCAGCGACTGAGCGACGAGGACCTCATGGCGCTGTTCCAGGCAGGGACGGTGGAGGCCTTCGACATTCTGGTAAGCCGGTACAAGGACCCGCTAGCTAACTACCTGTACCGGTTTCTGGGAGATCCGAAGGAGGTCGAAGACCTCCTGCAGGAGACCTTTATGCGCGTATATCGCAACCGACACTCCTACCGTCGGATTGCAAAGTTTTCGACGTGGCTCTATACGATTGCGGGTAACCTGGCGCGCTCTGAATATCGAAAGCGTAAGCGGCGCCGTCTCTACTCGCTGCAGTCCGTAAACCGCGACGAAGAAGAGTACGAAGTGGAGATCCCGGACGAGACGTTCGCCCCGGACCGGCACACGGAAAGTACCATCCAGGATCGCTACATTCAGGAAGCGCTCAAGCAAATCCCGGAGGAATTCCGGGAGGTGGTAGTGCTCCGCGACGTGCAACAGCTCTCGTATGAGGAGATTGCGGAGATCACCGGGCTGCCTATGGGCACGGTTAAAAGCCGGATTAACCGGGGGCGGACGAAGCTTCAGGCCTTGCTCAAGGATGTTTATCCAATCCCTGAGGAATCTTAA